Proteins found in one Pontibacter sp. SGAir0037 genomic segment:
- a CDS encoding LytTR family DNA-binding domain-containing protein encodes MKCFVVDDEAHALQVLARYIEKTPGLELTGVQENPLEALRLITEGIATPDITFIDVDMPQLSGVELAALLNSYTTVVFTTAYSDYAYQAYEKNAVDYLLKPITYERFLKAVGKVRDMFAGRQPVHAEPAGKADYFFVKSEVKGKIVRVDIDEIEFVEAWQNYIKIHTGSGTLTTYLTMKEVEEHLPMHRFSRIHKSFIVHNDKVRALEGNQVILSNKKVLSLGASYRADFLEAITARLLKSKRTP; translated from the coding sequence ATGAAATGTTTTGTTGTTGACGACGAGGCGCACGCCCTCCAGGTACTGGCACGCTATATTGAAAAAACCCCCGGCCTTGAACTCACAGGCGTGCAGGAAAATCCCCTGGAAGCCCTCCGGCTCATCACGGAAGGGATTGCAACACCGGACATTACCTTTATCGATGTGGATATGCCCCAGCTCTCCGGGGTGGAGCTTGCAGCCCTGCTTAACTCCTATACCACCGTCGTGTTCACCACGGCCTATTCCGACTACGCGTACCAGGCCTATGAAAAGAATGCCGTGGACTACCTGCTCAAGCCCATCACCTATGAGCGATTCCTGAAAGCCGTCGGCAAAGTGCGGGACATGTTCGCCGGCAGGCAGCCCGTTCACGCCGAGCCGGCAGGCAAGGCCGACTACTTCTTTGTCAAGAGCGAGGTAAAGGGCAAGATTGTGCGGGTGGACATTGACGAGATCGAGTTCGTGGAGGCATGGCAGAATTACATCAAAATCCACACCGGTAGCGGCACCCTGACCACCTACCTAACCATGAAAGAGGTAGAGGAACACCTCCCCATGCACCGGTTCTCCAGGATCCACAAATCCTTTATCGTGCACAACGACAAGGTCCGCGCCCTTGAAGGCAACCAGGTCATTCTGAGCAACAAGAAAGTCCTCAGCTTGGGCGCCAGCTACCGCGCCGACTTTCTCGAGGCCATCACGGCCCGCCTGCTCAAAAGCAAACGGACGCCCTAA